A genome region from Dolichospermum compactum NIES-806 includes the following:
- a CDS encoding SNF2-related protein: MILDNEKYRKVHEWIKKYTEEGTVDIVTGYFTVGALAYLSQEINHKIAKFRLVLGDIVNLDKIENRPLDLLNENITIEAALNLSLLAQEAVMFLKQDKVKAKTLEPNFCHAKCYLFEPLKDDDRNKYFISGSSNLTEAGIGLKHTNNLELNIAETGNNHQYKELVKWFDSLWHKHQAHPEKTLLLKDGTTKKVDFKQYLIQEIEKIFIKYTPRDIYYKILFELFGNQVLEIENDPDFNRQVGRLENTAIFSALYEFQKKGVLSLIRMLQKYDGAILADAVGLGKTWSALAVMKFFQMQGREVILLCPKKLESNWRRYKEDQASKFETDKLKFFIRFHTDMNGDRLNSYSDRADKFFCDDKPKLIVIDESHNLRNDKSSRYNFLVDKILKNNQDIKVLLISATPINNSLNDVRNQFKLMVQGDIHGYDSKLGVKNIDYCFKQAQTIFNEWRRDAKPQIGNFIKKLSDNDFFRLTDSLLVARTRKMVEGQQTNLLFPTKTKPKNLFVTPHQLGNFETFEELFDHFPPMLSGYQPAFYLEDESNQQKDAKKDILRDEKSRDRFLVKMIYILMVKRLESSWFSFYSTVEKIKNHHQNALDKIKAYQANKVKTVLLEDDVDDLENDENDDDITDTLGKKTPHQYRGN; the protein is encoded by the coding sequence ATGATATTAGACAATGAAAAATATCGGAAAGTTCATGAGTGGATTAAAAAATATACAGAAGAAGGTACTGTAGACATTGTTACAGGTTATTTTACTGTTGGGGCTTTAGCTTATCTTTCTCAGGAAATTAATCATAAAATTGCTAAATTTCGATTAGTGCTTGGCGATATTGTTAACTTAGATAAAATTGAAAATCGCCCCTTAGATTTACTAAATGAAAATATTACCATTGAAGCGGCTCTGAATCTTAGTCTTTTGGCACAGGAAGCTGTGATGTTTTTAAAACAGGACAAGGTGAAAGCAAAAACTTTAGAGCCGAATTTTTGTCATGCTAAGTGTTACTTATTTGAGCCATTGAAGGATGACGATCGCAATAAGTATTTTATTTCTGGTAGTTCCAATTTAACTGAGGCTGGAATTGGACTAAAACATACCAATAATTTAGAATTGAATATTGCTGAGACGGGAAATAATCATCAATATAAAGAGTTGGTAAAATGGTTTGATTCACTTTGGCATAAACATCAAGCTCATCCAGAAAAAACTCTCTTATTGAAAGATGGAACAACTAAAAAGGTAGATTTTAAGCAATATCTAATTCAGGAAATTGAAAAAATATTTATTAAATATACTCCCAGAGATATTTACTACAAGATATTATTTGAGTTGTTTGGTAATCAAGTTTTAGAAATTGAGAATGATCCAGACTTTAATCGTCAAGTTGGTAGATTAGAAAATACTGCTATTTTTTCTGCTCTTTATGAATTTCAAAAAAAGGGTGTTCTCAGTCTAATTAGAATGTTGCAAAAATATGATGGAGCTATTTTAGCAGATGCGGTAGGTTTAGGAAAAACTTGGAGTGCTTTGGCTGTAATGAAGTTTTTTCAAATGCAAGGACGGGAAGTTATATTACTTTGTCCTAAAAAGTTAGAGAGTAATTGGAGACGCTATAAGGAAGATCAAGCATCAAAATTTGAAACCGATAAGCTGAAATTTTTTATTCGTTTTCATACCGATATGAACGGCGATCGCCTAAATTCCTATAGCGATCGCGCTGATAAGTTTTTTTGTGATGACAAACCCAAATTAATTGTCATTGATGAAAGTCATAATCTCAGAAATGATAAATCTAGTCGTTATAACTTTTTAGTTGATAAGATTTTAAAAAACAATCAAGATATCAAAGTTTTACTAATATCTGCAACTCCAATTAATAACTCTCTCAATGATGTGAGAAATCAATTTAAGTTAATGGTTCAAGGTGATATACATGGCTATGATAGCAAATTAGGTGTAAAAAACATTGATTATTGCTTTAAACAAGCACAGACTATATTTAACGAGTGGCGCAGAGATGCCAAACCTCAAATTGGCAATTTTATTAAAAAGCTCTCAGACAATGATTTTTTTAGGTTAACAGATTCTCTATTAGTTGCGAGAACTAGAAAAATGGTGGAAGGTCAACAGACAAATTTACTATTTCCTACTAAGACAAAGCCTAAAAATTTATTTGTCACACCACATCAACTTGGTAATTTTGAAACCTTTGAGGAATTGTTTGATCATTTTCCACCAATGTTATCAGGATATCAGCCAGCCTTTTATTTAGAGGATGAATCAAATCAGCAAAAAGACGCTAAGAAAGATATATTACGGGATGAAAAGTCACGCGATCGCTTTCTAGTTAAAATGATTTATATTTTGATGGTGAAGCGATTAGAGTCTTCTTGGTTTTCCTTTTACTCAACAGTAGAAAAAATCAAAAATCATCATCAAAATGCTTTAGATAAAATTAAAGCATATCAAGCAAACAAGGTAAAAACGGTATTATTAGAAGATGATGTTGATGATTTAGAAAATGATGAGAATGATGATGATATTACTGATACATTAGGTAAAAAAACGCCCCATCAGTATCGCGGAAATTGA